TGGGGTTAACCTTGCCATGGCCGCAGCAACAAAGTACGAAGGCAATACCGTACAGAAAAAACCCAGCACGACGCCCAGTGCAATAAGCTCATTCGACATCTCACTGAATTGCGCGCCTTTTACTTGATACTGAGCCATGATCACCAATCCTGCACTGCCCATACCAATACTGGTGAAAAGTTGGGAACCCATCTGGCCAATCACTTTCTTACTCAACACCAAATAAACGGCAAAGGCCAAAGCCGCACCAATGGCCATCACACTACCAAGCCAAACCTGTGAACCAAATGAGCTGAAATCATGCAGCACAATCATGGCAACGCCGACATAACCAATAGCGATAGAAAGAAACGTCCCTTTGCGCGGTGCCTCTTTCATAAAGACCCAACTGATGATCACCACAAACGATGGAAACAGGAAGATCAACAAGCGTTCCAGTTGAGCTGAAATAAACTCTAGCGCCATGATGTCCAGCAATGCCGCGAAGTAGTAGCCAAGTACACCGACAAGTGCAGCTTTCCAGCCAAATTGTCGAACTTTGCTGCGTTCACTGGCATTTCGGCATAGCCAGAGCAGGATGAGGAAATAAATAGGAAGGGAAGACGCTGCACGAAGACTCATGATAGCAGTGGCATCACCACCCATCGTGTACGCGAGCTTGATAAGCACAGGCTTGACAGAGAAAAGCACCGTGCCAACTAAGGCGTAAATGATACCGGTTCGGTAATCGGAGGAGTCTTGCGTACTGACAGACGCGTCATTCATTGTTCACTTCCTTGAATTTGGTTTGTTGTTTTAATCAAGGCTGTGAGAGGACGACATCCGGCTGTTCTACTCACAGCCGGAAACGAGCCACTCTACCGACTGAAGGGCATAAGAAGAAGTAGCCAGAGTGGTAGAGATTTGAAAATCATAAGTGACTCTTTTTTGGTGATGAATTTTTAAACTACAGAAATAGAGACGGGTGGGCAAGGGAATTTTTGGATTGGTTTTGAATGCAGAGTGAGCAAATTCTCCCAATTGGGTCGCAAACTAGAAATGCCAATCCACTGAGTCTCTACGAGGGCGTGATACGGTCCCTTGAGTTTGCTAGAAAAGATTAACTCTTTTCAGTCTACACAACCCCCAGTCCTCCTCATTTTGTTGTTGTATATCCGGAGTAATATGGAAATTCGAAGAATTTGTTCTGATGACTTAAATGGATTTTGGGCGCTTTGGCAAAGTGTCTTCAATGAGGGTATTTACCTTCGTAGCCCTCCGCCGCCCAAACACAAAATTGATGTTGTTTTGAATAAAATCACTCAACAAAAAATACCTCAATTCGTTGCGATCATTGATAACGAGATCGTTGGAAGCGTTGAGGCTTTCCCTGGGACAATGTGTGGGCAGCACTCAGATGAAGTTGGGTTTATTGGTGCTCAAGTGCATTCGGATTTCAGGGGCCAAGGTATTGCTAAAAAGTTACTGGAGGCGGTATTGCTGGATAGTCGGCGCTTCGGCTTCAAAGAGCTGAAACTCGAAGTCTATGAATCAAACCTAATCGCGCAAAAGCTTTACGAAAAATTTGGCTTTCAGTACACGGGAGAAAAGGGTGAAGTGGAGCTTCCGTCAGGTCAAATGGAATGTAGCTTGAAGATGAACCTACTCCTCTAATAGCCACTTTTTCTAGTTAACATAAAGGTTTTGAGGATCTAATTCACAGTCAGCTTTACTGTCATTTCATAGCAACGAGATGGTGGTTTGAGTTTTGTGGTTTTTGAAAGCCAAAGATCAAGAAATAAGATTTTAAGCAGCGAACTCAAATCACCAAATCCCGAACCTTTCTGGTCGACCCTTCTTCCAGCACTTGTTGCTTTAACACGTCTTTGTACAGATTAAACATGTACGCCTGACCCGCTTGAATACCCATGCCATAGCCTTCATCGAGCTTGGATTTCTTCATGGTGAAGCGGCCAACCGGAAAGGTGTCTGGTGGCGCAATTACATTCACTACGCAATCCTTTGGCGGGTTCTTAATAAACGCCAGCGAGGCGTTATAACGCTCGGCACGTTTACGCATCGCATCTGCAACGTGAGGGTACTTCTTCAGCAGTTGATCCATCAGCTTAGGCATTTTCATTGGAGACATTTCATAGTCGCCAGGCTGTGACAGGATAACTGTGATTTCTCGCGCACCGCGTCGATAGGCTTCTGCAACCGGGATGGAATCGGCAACGCCACCATCGGTGTAACAGCCACCAGAGAAACACGGCGTCGGGCGATAAGCGATCGGCAGGGCAGTGGTCGCTTCAAGCACTTTTGACATATTGTCTGGCTTCACCCAGTAATAGTCTGCATCACCAGTATCCACGTTGGTTACGGTTGCCAGCAAAGGAATGTTGTTGAACAGGGTGTTTGTGTCGAGAGGGAAGCGGCGTAGAGACTCTTGTTCCAGCCACTGAACGTCAACCAGATTACCGCCACGAACAAAACGTGCAGGGTTAAAGAAAGCATCATCGGTCGCTAAACCAGTGATGACCTGATAGCTGCGGTTTGGCTGCTGCGCAAGATAACCCAGCAGGTTGGAGGCACCAGCAGACACGCCAATGGCGAAATCAAAAGGATTAAAATTAACGTCCAAAAACGCATCTAACACACCGCTCGCGAAAATACCGCGCATGGCTCCACCTTCAACGACCAGTGCTTTCTTACCTGACATGTTTCTTATCTCTTACTCTGTAGCTATTGGCATTAGGTTAAGGTTTTTCATCTGCTAGCTGAAATCGTTAGTGACTATTCAATCGATAGGCACGACTTAACTTAGGCCAGTGAGTATTAGACTTATGTGTTGCTTTCATTTTATTTCAATGTCTTAACTTGTAAGTGGGTAACGCTCATTCTTTCTATAGCGGCAGTGACGTTAAGGTAAGGTTTCGCAGGGGTATTGAAAGTACCTATTGCATCAGAAAGATTCATTTATCACTGCCGCCATAGATTCTTCTTACCATTCCACCTTGGTATCAGCCATTTTTTCGAGCATTTTTACAATCGACCAGTTATCTCCCTCGGGATACATGGTTTTACCTGCCTGGAATAACTCGAAAGCTGAGGCGGTCGTAAACATAGGCACGCCGTTTTCTTTTGCCATGGCCATTGTGATGCTGAGATCTTTATACATGGTGGCGATATGACTTCCCGTTTTTTCGAATTTCCGATCCAGAATCAGCTTGGCGCAATTGTTAAAAAGAGGGCTAGCGGCGGCGCTTTTGCCAAAAACTTCAAAGAGGACTTTGCCATCGACACCAGCTTTGGCTCCGAGTACCAATGATTCGAAAATAGCGGTGAAAGAAGCACCAATGTAGGCCTGCAACGAGGCTTTCACGGTTTGTCCTGCCCCTACTTGTTCACCGACATAGAGAATGTTGCTGGAAATGGCCTCTAACAGGGGACGATTGGCTTCGAGGACGCTGGATTTGGCTGCAGGCATGAGTGTCAATGTTGCATTCTGTGCACCGCCCAAGCCCCCACTGACAGGGCTATCAATCATCTCCAGTCCCTTTTCCTGAGCAATGGCGTAAGCTTCACGAATTTCAGAGGCGTGAATTGTTGCAGTGACAATAATCGTGCTACCAGGCTGCATTGATTCCCCTAACTGCTGCACGACGTTTTTGACTTGTGTCCCGTTCATCACCATAACAAAAGCAACATCGCAATATGTGCCGACGTCAGAACAGGTTGCTGCGGTTGCTCCTCCTATCTCTCGTAGCGACTCCATCCTTGATTCACTAAGGTCAAAGCCAATTGGCTGAAACCCACTCTTCTTGAGGTTCATTGCCATCTGTGATCCCATGTCACCTAACCCTATAAAACCTACATTTTTCACTGAAAACCTCCGTGTAATTCAATAAGGGTCAATAAAATCAAAAGACATCAATTACTTTTTATCGACAATAGGAGGTTAGAACTAGTTTCTCTTGTGCTCAAACAAAGGTCCTCCTTAAAAATAGTGTAAGTCTCGCTTCTTTCTTGAAAGTAATAAACTAATTACACCTCTGTTTTTATTGGGGTTATTAGGTTTTTTGTGGAGGTGTTTAGCAATTAGAATGACTTTGGAGTATGGTAGATTTCATCAAATCACATCAATCGGAAATAGTGCGTTCTCTCTGTTGAAAATACATTATCAATTATAAATTTGCTTTTTCTTATTTTTGATAAGGTAGAAAAATGATGGATTTTGAGGTTTATAATTTATAAACCTCAAATAAAATCATAATAAAAGCTCAACTAGGAATTAGCGATGAAACCAAAACAAAAATTCCGCTTGTCTGATATTGCTGACCTAGCGGGAGTCAGCACGGCAACTGTTGATCGTGTCCTAAATCGTCGACCTAATGTCAGGGCACTTACAGCTGAGAGGGTTTGGGAAGCTTATCAAAAGTTAAAAGATACCAAGTTGGGGCAAACGCTAGAGGAGAGAAGGCTTAAGTTCAAAGGAGTTATACATTGCATCCTACCATCAGGCGCTGGACCTTCGATTGATGAAAACCTGAAATTGGCATTGCAGGCTGTTGGTGGGCATTACGAGAGACCAGTGAGTTTTCATTTCTATCGACGTATTGACCCAGTAGCGTTTAGCCATGCGATCGAGCAGGCTCTTAATGAGGGGGCTGGTGCGCTTGTTGTCCTCGGTATTGACCACCCACGCACAACTCATCGCTTGAGTGCCATCAGAGCAACAGGGATGCCTGTCGTTTCGTTACTTTCTAATCTTTCGGTCTCTCCACAGCTGAGCCATGTGGGTATGGATAACCGCGCTGCTGGTAAAACGGCAGGAGCCTTGATGGGGCGTTTTCTTAGAGCTGATGAAGGTGAAGTGGCGATTTTATGCGGAAGTTCTATGTATCAAAGCCATGAAGACCGCGAAATGGGTTTTAGAGCTGCTCTTAGAGAAAGATGCCCAAGCATTCGAGTGTTGGATGTGTTAGCTGGTAAGGATGGGCCAGAGGATAATCATGACAACGTGGTCGATCTTATACGTTGCCAACCTAATTTAAAAGGAATTTACAACGTAGGCTCAGGTAATAGGGGGATTGTCAGTGCCTTGATAGAGTTGGGTATAGAAAAAGATATTGTGGTGGTTGCACACAACCTAACTTCTAGCTCTAGGGACTACCTAATTAGTCACGCAGTGGATGCTATTATTCACCAAAATATGAATGACGTTGCGAGAGGAGCTTTTGAATTATTGGCAGGTTCAGCGCCAGCAACCGGAAGCAAAATAATACGTACTGAGATCATTTTGCAAGAGAACCTGCCCATTGAATAATGTCACTTATAGCGCGCTGCGGTAATAAACTCACCAAAAGATTCACACCAAACAATCACGGTATTGAATTGCGATGGGTCGACATCACTAGGGACTTCTACCAAGAAATTCTGGAAGGTTTTTACATCACCCACGCGTTGCATTTGTGGCTTCAAGCGGTTGAAATCGGCTTCTGTTTCAACAAACTCAGGTGAAAGATAGAGTTTATAGTCTGGGCCTGGCGCCAGTTCTCCCATCAGTGAAATCGTTTCTGGGCCGATAGACACTTTACCTTCACCCCAATGGAAGGTGTCGCTGTCTTTCAGATCTTTACGGAATTCACCCAAGTAATTGGCTTTAGACGCGGTTGATTCGATCACTTCAACAGAAGGGCCTTCCGGCGCGATAAGAATCGGTAGTGCGTAAATACCAGCAGCAAAACCGATGGCGATGGCAAAGCCATGAGTGAAAAGTAAAACGATCCAGTTTTTCATTGCATCCCCTGCGTGAAAGTTTTTCTTAACTAGAGTGTAACCTAACACGTTGCTTTAGCGGGTGAAGTGACAAAAAGCCCGCCGGGCGAAACCGGGCGGGCTTTTTCAATTCCTTCTCAATTGTGGAGCGGGAATTATACGTCGATTGGCTCGGCGACTTTCACTACCAATTTACCGAAGTTTTTTCCTTCCAGTAGGCCCATAAAGGCTTTGGGTGCAGCATCTAAACCTTCAACGATTTGCTCTTTGTACTGCATTTTGCCCTCCATCAGCCATTTGCCCATGTCGGCAGCAAACTCGTCGTAACGGTGACCGTAATCATCAAAGATGATGAAGCCTTGCATCTTGATACGCTTGATCAGCAAGGTCGCCATTAGCAGTGACATGCGGTCTGGTCCCTCTGGCAGTGTGGTCGCGTTGTATTGAGAAACCAATCCACATAGCGGGATGCGTGCACCAGTGTTAAGTAGTGGAAGTACCGAGTCGAATACTTTACCGCCAACGTTTTCATAGTAAACGTCGATGCCTTTGTCACAAGCGGCTGCCAGTTGTTCTGCGAAGTCATCCGCCTTGTGATCGATACAAACATCAAAGCCAAGTACTTCAACCGCGTGGCGACACTTATCTTCACCGCCTGCAACACCGACGACTTTGCAGCCTTTTAGTTTGCCGATTTGACCCACTGTCGCGCCAACCGGGCCAGTTGCGGCTCCTACAACCAAGGTGTCACCTTCTTTAGGCTGACCAATATCCAATAGGCCCATGTAAGCAGTAAAGCCGGGCATACCCATGATGCCCAGCGCGAACGAAGGATGAGTAGGGGATTTTCCCAGTTTCAGCAGACCTTCGCCGTCAGACACGGCGTAAGACTGCCAGCCCGAGAAGGCCAGCACCCATTCGCCTTTTTCAAAGCCAGGATTCAGTGAATCCTCAACCTGACAAACCGTCGCGCCGACCATCACATCATCAAGCTCAACAGGATCAGCGTAAGATTTAGCATCGCTCATGCGGCCACGCATGTAAGGGTCGAGTGAGAGGTAAATGGTGCGAAGCAGCAGTTCACCATCTTTCAGGGCAGGAACGTCCTGAGATTCCAAACGGAAGTTATCGGTAACAGGCGCGCCAACTGGGCGTGAAGCTAGAACAATGCGGTTGTTTTCCAACGAAACTGACATGTGCTGATTCCCTTTACGTTGTGATATCATTGCTAGACCAGTCGTCTAGTAATTGAGTAAAAAAATCCGCCAAGTGCTTTTGGCGGTTTTATCGGCGCTGCTGCGCCCTTTGATTAAAAAGCGTGTTGTCCTTTGAGCAGGTGCTCTGTGCTTTCCAGCGCCTGTTTCATCGGCTCTACATTCTGGTTGAGCTTGCTCATCAGGCTTGCACCAATCCAAAGTTGATAAAGCTGACTGGCGGCTTTTTCAGCGTTACTAACCTGAATCGAACCGTCTTCAATGCCAATCTGAACGCAATCAGCAAGCATAGCGACAATTCGGTTTGCGCCATTCAGCAACGAAATACGCATAGATTCAGACAGGTCAGACACTTCTGCACTCAGCTTCACCACCAGACACCGCTGGCTGCCACACATGCCGTCATTTACTTCAATCCATTTCATCCAGTAACCCATGAGCTTCTCAAAGCCATTGAGAGAGGGGTTGCTGAAATGCGCATCCAGTTTGGTCTGATATTGAGAGAAGTAGTCTTCGATCAACGCTTCGCCGAATTGTTCTTTGGATTTGAAATAGTGATAGAAGGAGCCTTTCGGCACCCCGGCATGATTAAGCAGTTGCGCCAGACCGACGTTCGAAAAGCCTTTTTCAACAATGAGTTGATAGCCGACGTCGAGAATATGCTGGCGGGTAGATTGGGTCTCTGTGTTCATGGTGAAGCAGATTAGCGGAAATTAGACCAGTCGTCTAGTGGTGATCTTAAGGATGATCCTACCAGTGAAATAACCGATGAAATGTTTGTTTCATTGGTTGCGATCTGACCGTTTCGATCTTAGTATAAAATGAAACGTACATTTCATAATGCGGTTAGGTGAAGTGTATTTTTCAGGTTCAGCCACACTGAACAGGATGGGAAATCTGACAGGAGTCGGGAATGACGACGGTAGAAAAAACATTGGACGTGATTTGCCTTGGGCGAGTCGCCGTTGATTTGTATGGGGAGCAGGTCGGTTCGCGCCTAGAAGACATGCGAACCTTTGCCAAATATTTGGGTGGCTCGTCGGGCAACGTTGCTCACGGTACCGCAAGGCAGGGGTTGAAATCCGGCATGTTGGCACGTGTTGGTGACGAGCACATGGGACGCTTTGTTACTGAGGAATTGGAGCGTGTCGGCGTCGATACCAGCAATATCATCATCGATAAAGAAAGGCTAACCGCGCTGGTGCTGCTTGGCATCAAAGATGAAGACACCTTCCCGCTAATTTTCTACCGCGACAATTGCGCTGACAAAGCCATCACCCCAGAAGACATTAATGAAGATTACATTGCTTCTGCCAAGTGTTTGGCGATCACGGGCACCCACCTTTCCAATCCAAGCTCCCGTGAAGCGGTAATCACCGCACTGAACTACGCACGCAAGCATGGCGTTCGCACAGCCTTGGATGTGGACTACCGTCCGGTCCTTTGGGGCCTGACTTCGCTGGGAGATGGTGAAACCCGCTACATCGAATCAGATGAGGTCACCCGCCAGCTTCAGGAAGTGCTGGGCCTGTTTGACCTGATTGTCGGCACCGAAGAAGAGTTTCACATTGCAGGTGGTTCGGAAGATTCCGTCGAGGCGCTGAAATCTGTTCGTACCTTTACGGATGCGACCTTGGTATGCAAACGTGGCCCGCTGGGGTGCAGCGTATTTACCGACGAAATCGGTAGTGTTCTGGATGACGGCATCACGGTGAAAGGCGTACGCGTGGAAGTGCTGAATGTACTCGGCGCGGGTGATGCTTTTATGTCAGGTTTGCTTCGTGGCTACCTGAATGATGAATCCTGGGAGCAATGCTGCCGCTATGCTAACGCCTGTGGTGCGCTGGTGGTTTCCCGCCACGGTTGCTCGCCAGCCATGCCTACCAAAGAAGAATTGGATTACTACCTGCAACATGAGCATGAAATCCCACGCCCGGATAGGGATAGCATGCTGAACCACCTTCACCGTGTAACCACCCGAGAGCTGGCTTGGAGTGATTTGTGTGTGCTGGCGTTCGACCATCGCGCTCAGTTTGTCGAAATGGCACAGGAAGCGGGAATCGATATCGCGCATATCCCTTATCTCAAAAAACTCATCTGGCAAGCGGCTCAGGAAGTGGCGCAGGAATCTGGTCTGAAAGGAAAAGCGGGGATTCTGTGCGACTCTACTTTTGGCATGGAAGTGCTGAATGCTGCAACAGGGTTTGGCAATCATGTCAGTGAGCGCTGGTGGGTAGGACGACCTATCGAGCTGCCGGGCTCTCGTCCTTTGCGCCTTGAACATGGCAACATCGGTACTCAACTCGCGAGCTGGCCAAAAGAACAGGTCGTTAAATGCCTCGTTTTCTATCACCCCGACGATACCCGGGGGCTGCAATTGGAACAGGAAAACATGCTTCGTGAAGTCTATGAAGCCTGTTGCGCTGCGGGGAACGAGTTGTTGGTGGAAGTGATCTTGCCGAAAGATATCGAGGTGAGCTCCGCGAAAGAAGCAGATTTTCTTTACTTGCGTGCGATGACCCGTTTTTACAATTTGGGCATCAAACCAGATTGGTGGAAATTGCCTCCACTGACCAAGCAAGGCTGGCAGGCGGCAGATGAACTGATTGAACAACGCGATACGCATTGTCGTGGCGTGGTGCTGTTGGGACTGGATGCGCCGGCCGATGAGCTGAAAGCGGGTTTTGCTGCGTCGTCAGTTTCGAAAACCGTGAAGGGTTTTGCTGTCGGCCGCACCATCTTTGGTGAGCCAAGCCGTCAGTGGATGCGTGGCGAGCTGGATAACCAAGGGTTGGTTGCTGCCGTTAAGGCGAATTATCTCGGGTTGATTGAAACCTGGCGCCAACGCGGAGAGTAAGGAGACGATCATGGCTGTTGAATTAGGGATAAACCCACTGACGTGGACGAATGATGACTTGCCCTCGCTGGGCGCTGAAACGCCCTTAGAGGTATGCCTTTCTGAAGGCAGACAGGCTGGTTTTACCGGGTTTGAGTTGGGAAACAAATTTCCGCGTAACCCTGATGTGCTGGGCCCGATTTTGGCAAAGCACGACCTGAAGCTGGTATCTGGCTGGTATTCCGGTGAACTGCTGAGCAGAAGCGTAGAGCAGGAAATTGAAGCGATGCAATCGCACCTGAATCTGCTGAAAACGCTCGGTGCGAAGGTCATGGTGTTTGCGGAAGTCACAGGTTGTGTTCACGGAAATCAAAACATGCCTGTCGAGAGGCGTCCGGCGTTTCCTGAACATCGCTGGCAGGAGTACGGCCAAAAACTGACGGAACTGGCGAAGTACACCCAATCCCACGGGGTACAGATCGCTTATCACCACCATATGGGCACCGTGATTGAAAGCGAAGCGGATGTGGATCGTCTGATGGCGGAAACAGGCCCAGAAGTCGGCTTGCTGCTGGATACCGGTCATCTGCATTTTGCTGGTGGCGATCCTATTGCTGTCGCCAAGCGTCACGCCGACAGAATTAATCACGTGCATTGTAAAGACATTCGCCAATCAGTTCTGGACGATGCCAAAAACCGCAGGCTCAGCTTTTTAGATGCCGTATTAAATGGCGTGTTCACCGTACCGGGCGATGGTTGTATTGACTATGCGGCGGTGATGGATGTGCTGAAACAGGCAAATTACTCAGGTTGGTTAGTGGTAGAAGCAGAGCAAGATCCTTCGATTGCGCACCCACTGACATACGCAACACTCGGATATAACAATTTGGCGTCCTTTGCGCGAAATGCCGGATTGATGTGATTGAGACATGGAGACCCAAGACATGGAAACAGTTCATAACTTTATTAACGGACAAATCGCAGAAAGCAGTACTGAACGATTTGGCGCAGTATTTGACCCAGCGACCGGCGAGCAAACCCGTCAGGTGGTATTGAGCAAAGCAGAAGAAGCAGAGGCGGCCGTGGCTGCTGCGCATGCGGCTTTTCCTGCATGGAAGAAAACGCCACCATTACGCCGTGCCCGTGTGATGTTCCAATTCAAAGCGCTGCTTGAAGCGAATCAGGACAAACTGGCTCGCCTTATCAGTAATGAACACGGAAAAGTCTACTCTGATGCTGTGGGCGAGTTGACCCGCGGTTTGGAAGTTGTCGAGTTTGCTTGTGGAATTCCACATCTACAAAAAGGGGAGAGCTCTGCAAATGTGGGCTCTGGTGTTGATAGTCACTCCATAATGCAGCCCCTTGGCGTGTGTGCCGGGATCACCCCATTTAACTTCCCCGCGATGGTACCGATGTGGATGTTCCCGATTGCCCTTGCTACCGGTAACACCTTCGTACTCAAGCCTTCTGAGAAGGATCCGTCTTTGGGTCTGATGCTGGCCGAGTTACTGAAAGAGGCCGGATTGCCAGACGGCGTGTTCAACGTGGTCAACGGCGACAAAGAAGCGGTTGATGTGCTGCTGACAGATCCGCGCGTTCAGGCGGTGAGCTTTGTCGGTTCAACACCTATCGCGGAGTACATTTACTCCACGGCGTCTGCGCATGGCAAACGTTGTCAGGCACTCGGTGGTGCGAAGAATCACTGTATTTTAATGCCTGATGCTGACCTTGAAATGGCAAGCGGCGCGATAGTCGGTGCTGGCTTTGGCGCGGCGGGCGAGCGTTGTATGGCACTGTCTGTTGTTGTCGCTGTTGGCGATGAAACGGCCGATAAGCTGGTGGCTTCGCTGTCAGAAAGCATCAACAAAATGCGTGTAGGCCCGGGTATTGTAGACGGCCCTGAAAACGACATGGGGCCAGTTATTTCCGCACAGCATCGCGACAAAATTGTCGGCTACATTGATGCGGGCGTTGAGCAGGGCGCGAAACTGGTGGTCGATGGTCGCGGCCGTAAGGTGGAAGGGCATGACAATGGCTACTTTGTCGGCCCCACGCTATTTGATGACGTCACGCCAGATATGACCATCTATCAGGATGAAATCTTTGGCCCCGTGTTGTCTGTAGTTCGTGTTCCGGATTACCAAACCGCCTTAGAACTGATTAACCGCCACGAGTATGGCAATGGTTCTGCCATCTTCACCCGAGACGGTGAAACTGCCCGTCAGTTCAGTGAAGATGTGTTGGCAGGTATGGTAGGCGTTAATGTGCCAATTCCTGTACCAATGGCATTCCACAGCTTTGGCGGCTGGAAACGCTCAATCTTTGGACCACTGAATGTGCATGGTAACGATGGCGTTCGCTTCTATACCCGAATGAAAACCGTCACCACCCGCTGGCCAGCCAGTGTGCGGCTGGAAACCCACGATAGTCATTTCACTATGCCGACAATGGGATAAAAGAAAATAATGTAAAAGGCTACGCTTGTAGCCTTTATTTAAATATATTGTATTTTAATAAAGCTATTATCTCTAAGCTCTAGACCTTTTTATGTGTAATATCTCTTTTCTCTTATTCTTTATATGGAATTATAAATATATTTTCGATTGATATTGCTTTGTGGTTATGAAAGGCAAGCTTACTTGCTGTTGAACTTTTAACTTAACCCGGAAGTTTAGGTTATTGATAGAAATGTAATCACTGATATGTTGAGAATTGTTGCAAATGAGATGTATTTTTATTCCGCCTTAGTCAAGGTTTTTAAACTTTATAGGGGGAAAAATGAAAAATATGTTTAAAGGAAAAATAGGTCGCTTATTTTCAACTTTTCCCATCATCTTCGGAATGGCAGCTTTTCCGGTTTCAGT
The nucleotide sequence above comes from Grimontia kaedaensis. Encoded proteins:
- a CDS encoding DMT family transporter — its product is MNDASVSTQDSSDYRTGIIYALVGTVLFSVKPVLIKLAYTMGGDATAIMSLRAASSLPIYFLILLWLCRNASERSKVRQFGWKAALVGVLGYYFAALLDIMALEFISAQLERLLIFLFPSFVVIISWVFMKEAPRKGTFLSIAIGYVGVAMIVLHDFSSFGSQVWLGSVMAIGAALAFAVYLVLSKKVIGQMGSQLFTSIGMGSAGLVIMAQYQVKGAQFSEMSNELIALGVVLGFFCTVLPSYFVAAAMARLTPSVLSLTSNIGPAVTALFAITLLDEAFTIWHGLGMILVVYAVVRINKKS
- a CDS encoding GNAT family N-acetyltransferase, giving the protein MEIRRICSDDLNGFWALWQSVFNEGIYLRSPPPPKHKIDVVLNKITQQKIPQFVAIIDNEIVGSVEAFPGTMCGQHSDEVGFIGAQVHSDFRGQGIAKKLLEAVLLDSRRFGFKELKLEVYESNLIAQKLYEKFGFQYTGEKGEVELPSGQMECSLKMNLLL
- a CDS encoding patatin-like phospholipase family protein; translated protein: MSGKKALVVEGGAMRGIFASGVLDAFLDVNFNPFDFAIGVSAGASNLLGYLAQQPNRSYQVITGLATDDAFFNPARFVRGGNLVDVQWLEQESLRRFPLDTNTLFNNIPLLATVTNVDTGDADYYWVKPDNMSKVLEATTALPIAYRPTPCFSGGCYTDGGVADSIPVAEAYRRGAREITVILSQPGDYEMSPMKMPKLMDQLLKKYPHVADAMRKRAERYNASLAFIKNPPKDCVVNVIAPPDTFPVGRFTMKKSKLDEGYGMGIQAGQAYMFNLYKDVLKQQVLEEGSTRKVRDLVI
- a CDS encoding NAD(P)-dependent oxidoreductase, with product MKNVGFIGLGDMGSQMAMNLKKSGFQPIGFDLSESRMESLREIGGATAATCSDVGTYCDVAFVMVMNGTQVKNVVQQLGESMQPGSTIIVTATIHASEIREAYAIAQEKGLEMIDSPVSGGLGGAQNATLTLMPAAKSSVLEANRPLLEAISSNILYVGEQVGAGQTVKASLQAYIGASFTAIFESLVLGAKAGVDGKVLFEVFGKSAAASPLFNNCAKLILDRKFEKTGSHIATMYKDLSITMAMAKENGVPMFTTASAFELFQAGKTMYPEGDNWSIVKMLEKMADTKVEW
- a CDS encoding LacI family DNA-binding transcriptional regulator → MKPKQKFRLSDIADLAGVSTATVDRVLNRRPNVRALTAERVWEAYQKLKDTKLGQTLEERRLKFKGVIHCILPSGAGPSIDENLKLALQAVGGHYERPVSFHFYRRIDPVAFSHAIEQALNEGAGALVVLGIDHPRTTHRLSAIRATGMPVVSLLSNLSVSPQLSHVGMDNRAAGKTAGALMGRFLRADEGEVAILCGSSMYQSHEDREMGFRAALRERCPSIRVLDVLAGKDGPEDNHDNVVDLIRCQPNLKGIYNVGSGNRGIVSALIELGIEKDIVVVAHNLTSSSRDYLISHAVDAIIHQNMNDVARGAFELLAGSAPATGSKIIRTEIILQENLPIE
- a CDS encoding DM13 domain-containing protein; the protein is MKNWIVLLFTHGFAIAIGFAAGIYALPILIAPEGPSVEVIESTASKANYLGEFRKDLKDSDTFHWGEGKVSIGPETISLMGELAPGPDYKLYLSPEFVETEADFNRLKPQMQRVGDVKTFQNFLVEVPSDVDPSQFNTVIVWCESFGEFITAARYK
- a CDS encoding NADP-dependent oxidoreductase, producing MSVSLENNRIVLASRPVGAPVTDNFRLESQDVPALKDGELLLRTIYLSLDPYMRGRMSDAKSYADPVELDDVMVGATVCQVEDSLNPGFEKGEWVLAFSGWQSYAVSDGEGLLKLGKSPTHPSFALGIMGMPGFTAYMGLLDIGQPKEGDTLVVGAATGPVGATVGQIGKLKGCKVVGVAGGEDKCRHAVEVLGFDVCIDHKADDFAEQLAAACDKGIDVYYENVGGKVFDSVLPLLNTGARIPLCGLVSQYNATTLPEGPDRMSLLMATLLIKRIKMQGFIIFDDYGHRYDEFAADMGKWLMEGKMQYKEQIVEGLDAAPKAFMGLLEGKNFGKLVVKVAEPIDV
- a CDS encoding TetR/AcrR family transcriptional regulator: MNTETQSTRQHILDVGYQLIVEKGFSNVGLAQLLNHAGVPKGSFYHYFKSKEQFGEALIEDYFSQYQTKLDAHFSNPSLNGFEKLMGYWMKWIEVNDGMCGSQRCLVVKLSAEVSDLSESMRISLLNGANRIVAMLADCVQIGIEDGSIQVSNAEKAASQLYQLWIGASLMSKLNQNVEPMKQALESTEHLLKGQHAF
- a CDS encoding bifunctional 5-dehydro-2-deoxygluconokinase/5-dehydro-2-deoxyphosphogluconate aldolase, which codes for MTTVEKTLDVICLGRVAVDLYGEQVGSRLEDMRTFAKYLGGSSGNVAHGTARQGLKSGMLARVGDEHMGRFVTEELERVGVDTSNIIIDKERLTALVLLGIKDEDTFPLIFYRDNCADKAITPEDINEDYIASAKCLAITGTHLSNPSSREAVITALNYARKHGVRTALDVDYRPVLWGLTSLGDGETRYIESDEVTRQLQEVLGLFDLIVGTEEEFHIAGGSEDSVEALKSVRTFTDATLVCKRGPLGCSVFTDEIGSVLDDGITVKGVRVEVLNVLGAGDAFMSGLLRGYLNDESWEQCCRYANACGALVVSRHGCSPAMPTKEELDYYLQHEHEIPRPDRDSMLNHLHRVTTRELAWSDLCVLAFDHRAQFVEMAQEAGIDIAHIPYLKKLIWQAAQEVAQESGLKGKAGILCDSTFGMEVLNAATGFGNHVSERWWVGRPIELPGSRPLRLEHGNIGTQLASWPKEQVVKCLVFYHPDDTRGLQLEQENMLREVYEACCAAGNELLVEVILPKDIEVSSAKEADFLYLRAMTRFYNLGIKPDWWKLPPLTKQGWQAADELIEQRDTHCRGVVLLGLDAPADELKAGFAASSVSKTVKGFAVGRTIFGEPSRQWMRGELDNQGLVAAVKANYLGLIETWRQRGE